CTTGAAACGACATCAGTGATTGGTTACGTAAGCCTACAAGACCGGACCTGTGCCATGAGAGACGTCACATTATATAGGGGTCTTCGTCATAATTTCGACCAGCCGCTGTTCTTTGACACAATCAGTTTCCCGTAACCTAAAGGGCAATTTGTTATCGATATACATAGAAGCAATAATAAAATATCAAAAATGAAAATGAGCGCAtctacttggaacaaattttcaaaCGAGCATCGGCTCTCAAAGCTGATGCTTTGAGCTGAGCATAAGCAGAACTTCGCTTTTGCTCAACTTACTTATTTAACaagaagtccaaaaacaagaaaggggctggcagatggaatggcacactgtggtataaacttttttgctccttttttcccccctgttgtccgcttctatttcctttctttcctccccgcgtgcccactctcacactcttgtcctttcgtcttgagaatgaggctcacagacgtcggacgagaacgcctgttccctcttgtaatctctctctttaaaaccagccgccagcgacaacacccgcacgtgacgtcactacactaaccctttaaaactaacacgccgaggatgacgaggccgcctttgacgaagataggtccacctatcgaaacgttggccagcctgtctgaggcacttcaaccctttttaaaaaagtttataccacagttaTTTAACAAGACGCCTTTTTATTAATTGAAACTCGAAAGTTACTGGATCACCAATGCGTTCTGTCGCAAACATTGGgaacgcatatctcgaaactcgtgccatcctcagaattcattATCAGTGGATATGACTTTCGAAGTCATCGCCTAAAATTCGATAATGCAAGATGTGCCGTGAAATATAAAGTTAGAAAGTTAATTCGCGacaattttcttttattaatACATTGATTTTGGCATTCACTGTAAGCAATGTCGGCATCTGAGAGTAATCCAGCTTAAGTAGGATTGTGCTATATGCCACTGGCATTTCTTGAAAATTCTCCTCAcaataagaaggaaaaagaaagaatggtatAATACTATGTGTCTTAGAATGTAAGGCTCACCGAaatacatttcatttatttaaataCATCATCAGATTGTCCTCATTTCTTTCCCTGCACTTTTTTCTAGTTTTGGAAATTGTGATTTAAACACTTTCTCAAGTACGTCTCATTCAGTGCACTGAATGTCGCAATGCGCATTTGAAGCCGACCTATAGAGGATACATTGTTTCTGCATGTTTAGTGAGTGCATAACGAGGCAGTAAACTCTTCAAACACTTTGTATGAGGTGATGATGAGAAACACAGAAGTGCTGATTTATTTCCCGCGTTGCAATGCTGTTTGGTCAAATTCGCGCATTCCGACAAGGCATGTCATAAATAACTGGTAAGACACCGCCATTATTTAGCAAGCGACCACAACATAATGAACACCGCACTCGCCAAGTCAACCGCGTGCCTCCCCAATCGTCCATGTGCTTGCCACAAGCCTAAGCGAAGCGTCTGCGCCCTTCACGCGTCTACGTATACGCTGACCCGAGCGCAGGCCACGCCTTAGTCCACTGTGTATCTGGAAGTACTAGTGTTCAGGAGACGTGGCGAAGCAAAAAGCATAATTAAGGAGGAAACGGGGGGAAATTGGAGTTGCTGCATCGATTGCCTTCCGAGTTGGGTTGAAGGGATGTGGGATGCCGGCCGCTCGCATGCGAATATTAGGGCTCAAGCTGCATGGTGCGCCGCCTAGGGAACTACACAGGCCATATAAGGTGCATGCTGCGCCGCATGATCGGGACGTCCAGCATCAAGGGACATTACGAGAGATTTGGATAAAGGACACTAAAACTGACACTGCTTCTGCGCCTGCCGAGCATCTCGCACAGCATTTCCAAGCCGAAGAAGCGCAGGCTCATGAGCTCCAGCGTGTCCAGAGTGGTGACCACGGAGCGGAGCGTGTCGACGAGGCCCCTGGGCAGGTAGTCGTCCGAGCGGTAGCTGCCGAGCTTGACGTTGCCCAGGTTGCGGCTCAGCCAGAAGTCGCGCAGCAAGAGGAAGTGATTGTGGGTGACGTGCGACTCGCTCGGTTCCACGAACTTGATGCAGGAGTGCTTCAGGAACAACCAGTGCGCCACCCAGATCGAGTACCAACGTTGCATGTTGAACGCGTCGGAAACCAGGCGACTGCGCAGACACGCCAGGGCCAGCTCTCTAGGACGGACTTCGCGTAGCTCGAAGTTGATGAACGACGGAAATTCGTTCCATATAGGACGCTCCGCGAGGAGGAAGTAGCCGTTGGCCGTGCTGGTCATGCACGACATGTCGTGGTTCACCCGGCGATGGCTCAGTATGCTCCAATGGTAGCGCAGGTTCGAAGAGAGTTGGTTGACTGACAGGCACTGGCTGGGGCAGCTGCCGACGAAGCATGCGGCGTACTTGCGCTTGCGGCTGTTCCATGGCCCGACATCGCAGACGCTTTCTTTGGAACGTCGCTGTCGCCTCAGGTTCATCAGCATCATCCACCACGGTGCTGGAGCGGTGCCAGGTTGGACGCTGTGAAAGACGAAATCCCTGGAACGTCGGTCTGCACGCAGTATTGTACCTCGCTCGGTGGACGTGAGGGTCTAGGGCTTCGGTACCTACAGGAATCGAGCGAAGTGACGGCTATCAGACGCGGGACCAGACGTCTGAGCGTTGCAATCAATGGCAGCAACTGAACGTACCAGCGCTCGTGGCCGTTGCCCGTACATCGAACGTCTTCGTCTTCTTTATTTCGAAAAGTGCCTTCGCTGCTTTCGGACATATGTTTTTTCCACATGGAAACACTAGAAACGTGCAGATGAAAAAATAGAGGGAACTGTCGAACACCAATCCACAAGCGCAGATTGCACTTATTATCAGGTCacggtgaactttttttttactgtttcacGTTTCTCCTATGTCAAAGAACGTACTGCTTGAACGGAAAAGGTGTACTCCGTAGAGTttgatacaaaaaaaaatgctcgacgattacgatacttcctatggcgaaatttgagcgcagctcgatacgtgttttcatttcgcgatattgtcacgtggtcgtgacgtcaaagaacgcagtagcaatactgtgaaaggcaaaactagcttttattgggcgaacctgtgcccacaaaacaggcttcagttaaagcacaacgagagcggcgaacacactcgccgatcatcgaaaatctgattaacgggtcaagcgcgccggcttttatacatcaatcgtcgactcttccagactaatcgttgggacccgcgtgtctttcaCAAAGTCCTACATTATTcgtgtcgcgcacacatgcaatcagtttacacaaggttcggtcacagacagcggatggaaccatcgataacattctagaagcttccgatacatgcaggcgcgtccttcGCTGTGCGTTGAAATTTGTTAGGCGGTCAaatgtgtcgcccgataaagacaactacacgtgtcaatatattgcgGTAAAGAATTTgcgaccgaaatcaccgcactgaCTGGCATTGTGCCAGTGCCGCCAGCGCCTTCGTAGAGGGAGGGGCATTATGGGATAGCTGGCGTTATGAGCGGCATGGGagcgagctgtggaagaagacgacgaaggcgcgagcagtggcacgagcgtgttGGCGCAGTTACGCCGTGCGTCGCCGATGCTCAATGCCGTAACGTGCACCTAAGAGACACGCTGTAAAACTAGAGGGGACTATGGtgctgttttaacgcgatagcgttaaggagctcgtgtcgcagaaaagccggtgtcgtcggcgtcgggtgtcggcgtcggcggcgttgaccgtgagcgataaatcacggcaggctcttcataaataaaaagcaacttccaagattggcccggtgggaatcgaacccaggtctccggagtgtgagacagagacgctaccactcagccacgagttcgatgcttccaagcggtgcaaacgcgcctctagtgaatgcggtgttgccttcgaaaccagccgtggaaagttatactgcggtgtatatcggtaattatgaacatgtaacgtacagaagtcacaattacacgagttgcgaagtgcgtttccgctgcatttcttttgcgctttccgcacacgcagagccatcttgcggcaaacacagaagaccccctcctctcaatgtacggcgctgccccgacaggaggcgcgccgcgcgcgcattgggaccgctgccaggcgcgtcgcgggactccctctcccctgacgacgcttcgccgtgcttccggtttagattactatctctctgcccgtgccgatcacgacgtttggcgtgatcgttcgcgtagatcgttttccctccgagacaccgagttctttggttcgtttcgttcgctcaggcgcacgtttcgttgtcgcgccggacgctgcgttgctcgacgttcaccgcgtgataggtgggcgctaagtccgatgcggggcgcatcgtaagtgattgctgtgcgtagcgcattgtcttataccccttggcgggtcgacgggaacgctgtcgcgtcccactcttgaaggcgaagcttaagcgtcctccaattttctaCAGGAGCAGAAAGCGGGTTGGTTCAGCCAGAATGTGTAGGCATTGGATATATGGTTCGTACGTGGAtgtgcctaaactttgtcctagCATTATTCGGCGTCGTCGTGTTTCAAGCTCATCATGTTCAACAAAGAACCGCGTTACAAATATTTAaatgaacattattaaaattgtccggcagcaggattcgaacacaggataGCACAGTAGCTCAATATTGAAACAATTGCGACACAAATGCATGCGTTGACAACCGGCATGATCACCCTTAAAAATGTCTCTTGGGTAAGGCAACGCGATAACACGCTTTGCGTGCTTCGATTGCACATCTCGGCACGCAGGAACCGCCGCAATTAGAATTGATTGTGGGTTTTCGCGCACTCTTATTGCCTTCTACATTTATAGTATAGATTGCTTTGACGTTTAGGGCAATTAAGgcgcaagaacgtc
This Dermacentor albipictus isolate Rhodes 1998 colony chromosome 1, USDA_Dalb.pri_finalv2, whole genome shotgun sequence DNA region includes the following protein-coding sequences:
- the LOC135905770 gene encoding uncharacterized protein; the protein is MMLMNLRRQRRSKESVCDVGPWNSRKRKYAACFVGSCPSQCLSVNQLSSNLRYHWSILSHRRVNHDMSCMTSTANGYFLLAERPIWNEFPSFINFELREVRPRELALACLRSRLVSDAFNMQRWYSIWVAHWLFLKHSCIKFVEPSESHVTHNHFLLLRDFWLSRNLGNVKLGSYRSDDYLPRGLVDTLRSVVTTLDTLELMSLRFFGLEMLCEMLGRRRSSVSFSVLYPNLS